One segment of Arcanobacterium haemolyticum DSM 20595 DNA contains the following:
- the glgX gene encoding glycogen debranching protein GlgX — protein sequence MPNTPYITAPLAEPSLTVPPRLGAHLVGDGVDIAIEAPHASAVWACFMDPADPTSEWQVALRPGMHGVWSGHVSSISAGQFYGVRADGRWDPAAGHVYNPAKLLLDPYARAVGRAPRLDSALYGHAVDDAAAPLEQSTLDSGHVAPLGVIVADEPARGARPNIPWDKTIVYEAHVVGLTKTLPRVPEELRGTYAGLGHPATIEHLTSLGVTAVELLPIHAKMNEPFLENKGLENYWGYNTLGFFAPEPSYASAASQSAGAQAVIDEVKGMVGALHDAGIEVLLDVVYNHSCEAGVDGPTVSWRGLDSSLYYRHDSSNPAALKDTTGCGNSFDFRRTSVMRMTLDSLRYWVEIIGVDGFRFDLAATLGREGDNFNPNHPLYMAIATDPVLSGVKLINEPWDVGYGGWRTGQFPVPTADWNDRFRDTLRAFWLTEPAAILNGGHGSDLRDLATRMAGSADLFGHGRLPGGRGVHASVNFVTAHDGFSLNDLTAYSMKHNDLNLEENRDGSDNNLSWNHGVEGTASETIAAMRRKSARNLMGCLVMAAGTPMLTAGDEILKTQHGNNNAYCQNTPISWLDWNIGEHEANMLATTSFLLRLRQEHSVFRPVQFFTGSPRDGDELRDMEWLDADGNRMNDYTWFNPQERLVQMLRSGRGVDRDALVIINGQDNSERVIIPWGRGKSFDLVWASQWERPRDSFDSYEPGESLIMAPFSMAILLS from the coding sequence ATGCCGAATACTCCATATATAACCGCCCCGCTGGCCGAACCGAGTCTCACCGTGCCGCCTCGTTTGGGCGCACACCTTGTTGGCGACGGCGTGGATATTGCCATCGAAGCGCCCCACGCATCGGCCGTGTGGGCGTGCTTTATGGACCCCGCGGATCCCACCTCCGAATGGCAGGTTGCGTTGCGGCCGGGAATGCATGGGGTGTGGTCTGGGCACGTTTCGAGTATTTCTGCCGGGCAGTTTTATGGGGTTCGCGCCGATGGGCGCTGGGATCCTGCCGCCGGGCACGTCTATAATCCTGCGAAACTTTTGTTGGATCCGTACGCACGCGCGGTGGGGCGCGCCCCGCGTTTGGATTCGGCGCTGTATGGGCATGCGGTTGACGACGCCGCAGCTCCGCTTGAACAAAGCACGTTGGATTCTGGGCACGTTGCGCCACTGGGCGTGATTGTTGCCGATGAGCCGGCGCGCGGTGCGCGGCCGAATATTCCCTGGGATAAAACCATTGTGTACGAAGCCCATGTTGTTGGGTTAACCAAGACGTTGCCTAGAGTGCCAGAAGAACTGCGCGGAACCTATGCAGGGCTTGGTCATCCGGCCACGATCGAGCACCTGACTTCACTTGGCGTTACCGCCGTTGAATTGTTGCCAATCCACGCCAAGATGAACGAACCATTCTTGGAAAACAAGGGATTGGAAAACTACTGGGGTTACAACACGCTAGGGTTCTTCGCACCGGAACCGAGTTACGCGAGTGCGGCCAGCCAGAGTGCCGGCGCGCAAGCTGTTATCGATGAAGTTAAAGGCATGGTTGGCGCACTTCACGATGCCGGTATCGAAGTGCTGCTGGACGTGGTGTATAACCATTCGTGTGAAGCCGGAGTTGACGGGCCAACCGTATCCTGGCGCGGGCTGGACAGTTCGTTGTACTACCGCCACGATTCGTCGAATCCTGCGGCTCTTAAAGACACCACGGGATGCGGAAATTCGTTCGATTTCCGCCGCACATCCGTGATGCGTATGACCTTAGATTCTCTACGTTACTGGGTGGAGATCATTGGTGTGGACGGGTTCCGGTTCGATCTGGCCGCCACCCTTGGGCGCGAAGGCGATAACTTCAACCCAAACCATCCTCTTTATATGGCGATAGCTACCGATCCTGTACTCTCCGGGGTTAAGTTGATTAACGAACCGTGGGATGTAGGATACGGCGGTTGGCGTACTGGCCAATTCCCTGTGCCAACTGCTGATTGGAACGATCGATTCCGTGATACGTTGCGCGCGTTTTGGCTAACTGAACCAGCAGCGATTCTAAATGGCGGGCATGGCTCCGATCTGCGCGATCTGGCAACTCGTATGGCCGGATCAGCAGATTTGTTCGGGCACGGGCGGCTCCCGGGCGGGCGGGGAGTACATGCGTCGGTCAATTTTGTGACTGCCCACGATGGCTTCTCCCTCAACGATCTCACCGCTTACTCCATGAAACACAACGATCTAAACTTGGAAGAAAACCGGGACGGATCGGACAATAATCTTTCCTGGAACCACGGCGTTGAAGGAACAGCATCCGAAACGATCGCCGCAATGCGCCGCAAATCCGCCCGCAACCTCATGGGCTGCCTGGTGATGGCTGCCGGAACGCCGATGCTCACCGCTGGCGATGAAATCTTGAAAACACAGCATGGCAACAACAACGCCTATTGCCAAAACACTCCTATTTCGTGGCTCGATTGGAATATCGGAGAACACGAAGCCAACATGCTGGCCACCACGTCGTTCCTGCTCCGTTTACGCCAGGAACACTCGGTTTTCCGCCCGGTTCAATTCTTCACTGGCAGCCCGCGTGATGGCGATGAACTGCGCGACATGGAATGGCTGGATGCCGATGGCAACCGTATGAATGATTACACCTGGTTTAATCCGCAAGAACGGTTAGTGCAGATGCTCCGTTCTGGCCGCGGTGTGGATCGTGACGCCCTGGTGATTATCAACGGACAAGACAACTCAGAACGAGTCATCATTCCGTGGGGTCGTGGAAAATCGTTCGATCTGGTGTGGGCAAGCCAATGGGAACGCCCGCGCGATTCCTTCGATTCATACGAACCAGGCGAATCGTTAATCATGGCTCCATTCTCCATGGCGATCCTCTTGTCCTGA